Within the Drosophila miranda strain MSH22 chromosome Y unlocalized genomic scaffold, D.miranda_PacBio2.1 Contig_Y2_pilon, whole genome shotgun sequence genome, the region cgagtacgagtacgagcacACAGGGCTCTCTGTTCAGGGCCTTGGCGGAGCCTGCCTGGCTTTCAATTATGGTCTGTTGCTTTCACAGCAAACAAGATTTATTACCGCTccagtgcaaattgaattGTCAACATGAGCGGGCACGCGTCTGCCTGCCTGGCCAGGCTGCAAGCTGAAAAATCGACGAAAACTTTTTAATTAGCTTGCACAGCCTGCCCCAAAAACTGTCACTTTCCGCTTCATGCACGGCCAGGGCGGTAAACTAATTTAGTGACAGCACCAGCTTATTAGCATGCCTCGACCGCACTATACCTATTAGTCAGGCCAGAGCTAAGGAGGAGAGGGTGCTGGTGGACCGAGCGAGCAGGCAATGACAGCTTGTTTGCATTTGGGGGTCGCCTTCGGCAATGTTTGGCACAAATTTTGATTGGCTCTAAATGAGATGAGTTCCAGGGCGGGCGGTAATGAAATAATTTGTAAACTCAAACTGGAATATCTAGCGGCAAAGACAGGGGCCCTGAAATCCCCCTAAACGCCTTTGGGACGCGCTTCTACTCATAAGATATACAGGCAGGTGAGCATAATGCCCCATAAAATGCACATCAAGCCCGCTATCTCTGCCCGGGATACATAAAACTTGGGCTCAAGTCAAAGTCGCAGCTCTCACAATTACAATGCTGTGTGGTCTGTGCCTGGGGGTTTCAGCAGGCTTCACAGACGCTGTCAGCTTCATTTCGTCCTCATACCACACCATCTTCAACGTTCTTTTACCCGCTTTTATCATCAACGCACAAGTTGGCGCTCAACGTCAATAGTTTGACGTTAAACCAAAGAGTCAGCGTGAAATACTTTTCATGCTGTATTACCCCAAGAAAGGAGGATGAGGGGGATAAGGTATAGGAGTGATTCCACTCTCCTAGGAAAGCTTCCTCTGTGCGACTTTGGCCACTTAAGTGGGGCACAGGCAGAGACACACTACACTCCTCCTAGACCAGTGTTAAGTGTTAAATGGATTTCGTGATGGGAGCGGGCTATCTGGTCGGGTCTGACAAGTGAGATCCCAACAGGCACTACAGCACCAGCAATAACATCATTGCCGACAGTTTGCTGTAGACGCCTACTGTTTAAACAGACGCACATCAAGTCATAAATAAACTAACACCCACACATGTTTGATGGGGTTTttatttcggtttttggtGCGGATTTTGTGGGATAttcacggcacggcacggcacggcacggcacggagACAGCCAGCACAGGACAGGACAAGGCACGCAATTGTGGGGGAGCATTAGGCTGATTTCAGTTGCGCAAGGGAGCGCAAAATGTCTGCACAAAAAGGATTTCAGCCTTAGCCGCCACTTGACAAAAGGTCAAGGACAGGACAGTCTTCTCCGGCTCTAAATTTGTCATTAAACGTTGCTTTATGGCTGCCTTAAATCCTCCCCTGATAAACGAACTGCAGGCGAGTATCTCTGATTTTCTGGAATGCTCattcctgctcctgctcctgttccTAGCATTCGTGGCCTTTCATTCCATTCATATCATACTAAATTATTCAAAGGCCAGCCCCCTGATGGGAAACTTTGCAAACTTTTAtccttttttctttcttctcaTTTCTATTTATTGCCTTCCCAGAGTGTATGTGCGaatgtgcgagtgtgtgtgggcGCGCGGGAATGCGGGAGTTCGAGTGAGGCGTGTTTGGCCCTGGGGCACAATTTGTTACTTTttctcgactttgcggtgctGTTCTTGCCGTTGACTTGAGCAGTCACTAATTTAACACTTGCTGGAAATTATAATGAGACAAGTTTCTTCCGGCTGTGACCTGGCCACAGCTTGGCTGCCTATTAATTTAAACGTTTTCCTTGTTTGGGGAGCCAGTGAGCTAGGGATTCTCCGCACTTGGTCTTTCGGCAAAGGAGAATCTAATAGCTGAAAACATAGCATACCTTTTGGGGCCTACTGCGTTGCATGGGAATTGGAATTTTCGATTGGATAAGAGCAAAAAAATAGCACAAATTGACCTCATCCGGATCGGCACCTGCCTCAACCTCTGCTCACTCCCCTATCAGGAGAATTGGCATTCGAATACAGCGAGGCATCAATGATGCAAATGTGCAGCTGATGACTGTGTGCTTAACTCTTGCCACCTCATTTGCATGCTCTGatgctgcctctgcctcttctACTGTCTATGGTCTGCCTCTGACTCCTCTTATCTGTGGCTCTGTTCGTATTCGTATCTGTAGCTGCCACCTGCCTCTGGGCTGGCATCTGCAATTGCACCGGCACCTGGCCACTTTGCATGCAAAATGTGTTGCAACGTGGCTGGCACACTCTCCTTGACTAATCGGCAGACATAGCTCTAGCTCAGGTGCTCTGGGGGATATGGCAATCGCTCTTCAACATTCTGCAATTCTTTCGCaccccgtgccccgtgccccttCTAACCATAGCCCCTTTCCGTTCGCTTTATTGGAACGCCATTGTTTGAGTTGATTTTCCTTTCACTCGTTTCTGGCCTTTGGATACGAATGGAACTGAAGCGTATTTCCAGGAAATTTGCATGGCAAAAAGCCTTGCCTTTTCTTTATGGTTTCATTTGCTGCCATTTAGTTCTTGGGTTTGATTTCGAAATTTTCCCTCCACTGCTGCCCATCGATGGAGGGGAAGGTGGAGGAGTAGACATCCTCGAGTAAGCCGGAAATATCCGGTCTCTTGGCCAGAATGCTGAATAAATGATTAAGTCAATTTATATGAATTATTTAGAAGCGCCTTGTCGTATGTTCCCGCTTTTGTGTTTTGCGAGCCGGGCTAAGGAGCCGTCGGTATACATATTTGCTGTTAATACTATAGCCTCCGTCCAGAGGGTTCAAATCTCCTCATTGAAAAATATGAAGAGTATGCTAAGCGTTTTCTCTTCTTGTGCCACACTAAACTTTCGTTTCGAAACATATTTCCTGGTCCTTTAATTGGAGAGCTACAACTATGGTCCTAGCTGCACAATCAAGTGTCAAATGCAAATCGGAATGGCAATTGGACACGCCGCCCTCACATGGCTCCAACTGGGAAGCAACTGCagttgcagctgcaacagATTCATTCAACAGACAAAATGGAACTTACCACGCCGACGGAGAAATAATTGTTGATAATATTATACGGCACTGTGCAGTCCTTGTCAGACTGAACTTTGATGGGCTTCTGGGGCATGCTGCATGGGGCATTCGGTGTTGTCGGCGTGATGGGTGTGATGGGTGTTTGCGGTGTGCTGGGGTTCTGGGCCACTCTGCCATTTCcagtgctgttgctgttgctgttgcagttgccgtcctcctcctcttcgttgtcgtcgtcatGGTCCGACAAATCCAATGACAATGTAATTTGCTGTTTAAGGATGTTGTTTTGCTTATTGCGCTGACTGTTATTATCGCTTTGATTATTCCCAaatgatgttgctgctgttcctACTTCCTCTCCAGCATCCGATGCCAATTCCTGTTgaagttgttgctgctgcttctgctgttgctgcttgtGTTGCAGCAGCAACGTCTCGAGTGATTGCATTTCTGTTTCATCTCTCCTTCTGGCTGGCATTTGCAGGGTTTCCGCTTCATCTCCAGCTGCATCTCCAGCACCGGGCACCGCCGCGCCATACGCATCCCCCTCAGCATCCGGCTCCCCTTCCATGGATGGCTGTGGCTGTACATTTCCACCGCTGCTGGTGTTGCtactgctgctcctgctgctcagCGTGCCCCTCAATGTTGTCCTCATGCTCTTCGATTCGAACGTGGAAATTGAAATGCTCTTGGTGGTTGTCGTTTTCATTGTGGCGGTGGTGCTGTCTCCACCTCCatcctgctgccgctgctgctgatggtacttctgctcctcctcctccagccGGAACTCGGTGGCTGTTGCCATCATAATCGATGTGGCAGATGTGGACGCCGTTGGCTGCTTGCCAACGATGTtgccggtgctgctgctgctgctctggcgCTCAATCTCCTGAATCTCCTCGAAGCGTTCGATCAGCGATTTGTCAACCACAACACTTTGCGACAGCTCAATCACCTTCTGCATGTTCGAGTGCAGCGTCACCTACGGGAAATCGGATGGGGAAAACTTCAGTTAACATTCGGCAGGCAAAACCACGCCACAACCAATTTCCCCAGCTCTCGAAGGGCCACCCCCACGCTCACAAAACATGTTAAAGGCTGGCAGCGTCAGCATttgaccaggaccaggacaaGGCCAACGCCCACTCTTCACGCCCTTCGACCAGGACGAAATTAGTTTGCGTAATCGTTTTGGGAATAGCAAACCCAATCGAATCCTTGCGGTTAGGTGTGCGTGGTAAGCGCTTTGTGGTCAATAATTGGATTCTCTGGTCTGCCCACGCGAGTAGCCTCCCACATGCCTCCGATACATATGTGCGGTTTGCGCATACTTCTGGGAATTTGCGGATCGATTTACAACCATCcttcagcggcagcagctctCCCTCTGGATGTGGGTGGGAGATCTAAGCTTACCTTGGGTCGGAGCTCGTCCGTTGCCGGTGTGTTGGTCACTTCGATGCTCCAGCGATCCAGCATCACGGTGGTGGCACGCTTGATCTTATCTACCAGCTTGGGGATCTTCTCGCCCTCGTAGCCGCCGCCCCAGCACAGGCAGCGGGCCAGGTCGTTGCCCGTTCCCAACGGAATGACGCCGATGGCAGGTTGAGTGGCCAGCTCGATGGAATCTGCAGGAGGATGGGGCATTGATAACCCATGCCAGACGACCCCAGATGCTTGCACTACTCACCCATGGCCTCGAGCACCCAGCCCACGGTGCCATCGCCGCCGCAGCAGATGACTTTGAAGTTGGGCAGATCCTTGAAGAGCGTGAGGCCTGGCAACGAGAAACGGCGAAAAATCAGCATCAGATAGATCACTTCCGACCGGATACGCACCCTCTTTGGGTCCACCCTTGGACAGGTCGTACACCTGGCGGGAGTTGAGCATGTACTGGAATTTCCGCAGGATGCGATCCCCCTGCCGGCCGCCACTCTTGGGATTGACGAACACCAGGAGAGGGCAACTTAGCTCGTCCGGCGGCGTAATTTGAAAATGCGTGGCCTGGTGGTGATGCATTTGGGATTTCTGGTTACGATTGCAATTTATAAAACAACAGAAGGCGGGACAGGCAAGGCAAGggacgcagcagcagctccaatTAATTTGTGCAATTTTAAGGGGGAATGCAAATTTCGATGGGTTATGGATTAGTAGCCAATTTTTGGTGTTTCAATGTAAGCCAATTTCTCTGTATGATCTCTCATGGGGAATCCGTGGAAAATCCAGCATCTTCTTACCTTGTGCGCCTGATTGACGGAGCGCTGACGATCCAGTACGGCCGGGCAGATGGCCGTGGGCGGTACAACCAGCTCCGCGTTCTCCCCCAGTGTGCATTCCTTCTTCACCGACGAGGCGCAGCGGTTGTGGGGCTGCCGGAGAGCGAATGAAAAAGTGGATGGACAAAAATCAAATTAGCCAAAGTGCAAAATAGCCTTAAAATGGCGAAAAAATCCAGAGCCTAGGACGAAGGACGAAGAGTAAGAGTGTCGCGGACGGAAATGGTAAGCTCTTAAATTCAATTTCCACTTCATTGCTGGCCAAGTGGAATGGAGTGGGCGAGTGAGGGAGTGTGGCTGCTCTTAAGTGTTCATTTTTCCCTAATGAATCCGATTAAAAGTTTGTTAGCGCGAACCAACGAAAAAATGGGTAATTTCGGCCCGAATGAGATTTAGCGCGGATTTCTATTGCCAAATGCCAATTTTCAGACAGCAATTTAGGAGTTGCCTTTTTACTGGACTTACTGGACTTTTCGCTGCCTTTCTGCGCTTAGGGAACTTTTCAAATGATTGCATTCGAGAATCAAATCATCCATACAGAAGATCGATTTGGAGTTTCTATTGAAACTTTTAATCCTTAAGCTCAATTGTATCCACAAAATAACTCAAAAGGTTATCACTTCTTTGGCTCAGCTCACCCGATTTCACTAAATTGTAGACAAACTTCTTAGACGAGATGACTTTAAGCACATCACACGTATCTCTACCCATGAATCCCTATAAAATTCTTAGATATTGGCTGTCAGACTGTTTGGCAACTGTTTGGCTTACGAAGAATTTGCAGATGCAGCAGCATCTGAGGAGGAAGTTTCCTGGCATTCGTTTGGGCTGCTGTTCCTGCTGTTCTTGCCGGTCCTGTTCCTGTTTCCGTCGCTGTGGAACTAAcaaattctgcattttctCCGCTGTACATGTCAAAGACACAGAACATAGTTGGTAGTACACCGCTCCCATAGAGCGTGTGGCAAGAGTGTGGCATGCAGCAGAAGCAGTAGAACAATTTGCTCGAGACGTGACAATTTGCCTGCCATAACGAAGCTGCCAGCTCATGTGTGTAGCTGCTGGATGTGGTTCCCTCGCTGGATATGGCGTATTGTGGCGTACGGGTCTGTGTATGGGTCCTTTTCGTAGCTGGAATCACAGCTTTCATAAAGAAAGACAGAGTGCTGTGGCAAAGGCTGCCGTGTTGATCAAAATAATTTgaatttttagttttttctaTCTCGGAATCCCAGAACAATGCAGGCACTCTCGTGTTAGGGCCACGGTAACTTGTTTAGCCCTGATTTACTCCTGTTCCGCCCCACACAAATCCGATTAGTTTTCATTTGGCACGCACTCTAAATGCAATATCTCTATCCTAGGCGGTAGGAGCACCAAAGTCAAAGGGCACTCGAAAGCAAACTCAATCTACGCGGGTCCGTACTCACCATCATGTGGCACCAGCGGCAGGTGAGGCCTGTGATCCCGTGGTAGGCCTTAATGCGCTTGCGGCACTTCGAGCAGCGTCCGTAGCAGTTGCCCTCCACCCAGTGGTGCAGCAGGTCCCCGCCGCACTTAGGCTTTTTCGACTTCACGTATGTGTTGATGCAGGAAGCTGGGGCTTGCTGCACGCATCGCTCGTGGACCGTGTATTTGCACACTGTTGGGAGAGAGTGTAAATTCCATCAACGGAATAGCTAAAAGCACAATTTCTGTTGGTTAACTGGAGAGTGCCACCAGCACCAGTCAAAGCAGTTTGATATGTGGCTCTGATGTTGCAGGTTTGTTTGGGAATATTTTAAAtaaagtttttgtttttctacCAATACTAGCCCTTTGTTCAAAGTTCCCGCGAACGAGTGCAATGTTAAAGCTGTAAAGTTTCATCTGTTTATCTGTAGGAATTCAAAACTTTATCCCCAACAGACggcctgcggctgctctgAGACCAATGGACAGTCGCGGACTGTCAGGGTCAGTCGGACCATTCTGAATCAAATTTATGCAAAACGGTCTCTAATCTTCAAATGGTTGAGTGCCATTTGAAACGCACAAGCTATCAGATGGAGCCCGGGTATGTTGTCGATAGACATTCTGCACTGGAGCAGACAATTTCCTCATGGCAGATTGAAAACAGTAACGGAGGGAGGGATACTTACACACACAGCAGAGGCCCTTCTTTCCCAGGCCCACCAGCATATTGAGGCACAGGTTGCAGTAAGCCGGCTTGCTGAAGTGCTTCAAGCGCCACACGTGAATGCCGTCCTCCTTGAGTGTTGTGCTGTCGACACCTGCATCGGAATGGAGACAGAGACACAAAGAAAGAGAGGTTGAAAAGTTGTCACTTTGCATGAGCGTGCAACGGAGTACGAGGCTCGAGTGACGGAGGATGTTTTTATCTTCTCTTATTTTTTTGTGAACGCTGGCAGCTCTGCAAATGACTTGATTATTACGGCAGCAGCCAACCAGTCACAGATCAGGAGTAGGGATcagaggagaaggagaaggatgTGAGGGAGCAGATCACTTGGGAGTAGCAGCTGGCAGATTACCCACCTAGGAGCACGAGGAGTAGAATGGTTGTCATGCCACCGCGCTGCCACTCATCCAGGGAAACGGTGCCATCGGCGTCGTAGTCAATTTCAACCATCATATCTTGCAGTATCTGTAAGTAGAGAACAGAGGATGGTCCGGATTGCAGTGACTCTTAAAGTGGAAGCTGAATAAGCTAATtttcaaataaaatataaaagaTCCCAAGTGGGAGATGAAATTAAAGTGTGCTTCTCCAAagcaaaaggaaaggaaacTCCGGAAAATAGATTCGCTAAGCAGAGGAGCCTTGTCGGATCGATTTCGTAGCCTTGTACCATGAAATATTCTGGGGAGGTTGGCCGACTCTTATACAGAAATGTATTCCACCTCCGAGTCCATTTGCTGTTTCATATTCAGCCCGGAAATGAATTTCAGAATTATGCAACTCATTAAGTGCTTTGATTATTTTGTGGCCCTGACGCAAAAAAGCCCCCGATAGTATGGGGAAAGGGCTGATCCCAACTTGCCCTACGCCCTTCGCCCGGTTGAAGCAAgcaaaaatattttgattaaaatattttctgtGCCTGCTTAGAATTTAAAGTATGTTTCGGCAGCCCAGTCGGGAAGTCATGATGGAAACGAGACTGGAACTTCAACGGTTCGCCCTAGTCTGGGACTACGAGAACGAGGACGAGTACCGTACCCAAAGGAACGGCAGCAAAAACCGGGAAACGGGGGGAATGGGGAATTGTGC harbors:
- the LOC117185689 gene encoding diacylglycerol kinase 1-like isoform X2, which produces MNIGVAPTKWDKLSPREFLQLQELASYSTRKLQDVLREFCSPSAPSATPKCIPDGDIDFDGFKRFLDAFLDCEAPLDLAKHLFISFLKPTVTQAQMHGKALNQMAAISSTAACAPVTSHTKGSIPSINSIADLMPQCSAGGSGGGGEVQTQARISFVDKIHGITDKLQHSLGGHLSHDPSKTGSVHPILTVTPSPLASGPSMFQASNPSRRSVDSSPSHSQTNHSQMSRNSSKKSSNSVNCKIDTDIKLLARKLSHFDPLTLKVTLKDVVCYLSLLEAGRPEDKLEFMFRLYDTDSNGVLDTAEMDAIVNQMMAVAEYLGWDVSELRPILQDMMVEIDYDADGTVSLDEWQRGGMTTILLLVLLGVDSTTLKEDGIHVWRLKHFSKPAYCNLCLNMLVGLGKKGLCCVLCKYTVHERCVQQAPASCINTYVKSKKPKCGGDLLHHWVEGNCYGRCSKCRKRIKAYHGITGLTCRWCHMMPHNRCASSVKKECTLGENAELVVPPTAICPAVLDRQRSVNQAHKATHFQITPPDELSCPLLVFVNPKSGGRQGDRILRKFQYMLNSRQVYDLSKGGPKEGLTLFKDLPNFKVICCGGDGTVGWVLEAMDSIELATQPAIGVIPLGTGNDLARCLCWGGGYEGEKIPKLVDKIKRATTVMLDRWSIEVTNTPATDELRPKVTLHSNMQKVIELSQSVVVDKSLIERFEEIQEIERQSSSSSTGNIVGKQPTASTSATSIMMATATEFRLEEEEQKYHQQQRQQDGGGDSTTATMKTTTTKSISISTFESKSMRTTLRGTLSSRSSSSNTSSGGNVQPQPSMEGEPDAEGDAYGAAVPGAGDAAGDEAETLQMPARRRDETEMQSLETLLLQHKQQQQKQQQQLQQELASDAGEEVGTAATSFGNNQSDNNSQRNKQNNILKQQITLSLDLSDHDDDNEEEEDGNCNSNSNSTGNGRVAQNPSTPQTPITPITPTTPNAPCSMPQKPIKVQSDKDCTVPYNIINNYFSVGVDAAICVKFHLEREKNPHKFNSRMKNKLWYFEYATSETFAASCKNLHESIEIVCDGVALDLANGPHLQGVALLNIPYTHGGSNLWGEHLSQKRMRKSAGPFGKSKKLKSSDKEFSATSFNSVDLSVAIQDIGDRLIEVIGLENCLHMGQVRTGLRASGRRLAQCSEVIIKTKKTFPMQIDGEPWMQMPCTIKVTHKNQVPMLMAARSEKGRGFFNMLCS
- the LOC117185689 gene encoding diacylglycerol kinase 1-like isoform X5; the protein is MSWQLRYGRQIVTSRANCSTASAACHTLATRSMGAVYYQLCSVSLTCTAEKMQNLLVPQRRKQEQDRQEQQEQQPKRMPGNFLLRCCCICKFFPHNRCASSVKKECTLGENAELVVPPTAICPAVLDRQRSVNQAHKATHFQITPPDELSCPLLVFVNPKSGGRQGDRILRKFQYMLNSRQVYDLSKGGPKEGLTLFKDLPNFKVICCGGDGTVGWVLEAMDSIELATQPAIGVIPLGTGNDLARCLCWGGGYEGEKIPKLVDKIKRATTVMLDRWSIEVTNTPATDELRPKVTLHSNMQKVIELSQSVVVDKSLIERFEEIQEIERQSSSSSTGNIVGKQPTASTSATSIMMATATEFRLEEEEQKYHQQQRQQDGGGDSTTATMKTTTTKSISISTFESKSMRTTLRGTLSSRSSSSNTSSGGNVQPQPSMEGEPDAEGDAYGAAVPGAGDAAGDEAETLQMPARRRDETEMQSLETLLLQHKQQQQKQQQQLQQELASDAGEEVGTAATSFGNNQSDNNSQRNKQNNILKQQITLSLDLSDHDDDNEEEEDGNCNSNSNSTGNGRVAQNPSTPQTPITPITPTTPNAPCSMPQKPIKVQSDKDCTVPYNIINNYFSVGVDAAICVKFHLEREKNPHKFNSRMKNKLWYFEYATSETFAASCKNLHESIEIVCDGVALDLANGPHLQGVALLNIPYTHGGSNLWGEHLSQKRMRKSAGPFGKSKKLKSSDKEFSATSFNSVDLSVAIQDIGDRLIEVIGLENCLHMGQVRTGLRASGRRLAQCSEVIIKTKKTFPMQIDGEPWMQMPCTIKVTHKNQVPMLMAARSEKGRGFFNMLCS
- the LOC117185689 gene encoding diacylglycerol kinase 1-like isoform X6 gives rise to the protein MQSFEKFPKRRKAAKSPPHNRCASSVKKECTLGENAELVVPPTAICPAVLDRQRSVNQAHKKSQMHHHQATHFQITPPDELSCPLLVFVNPKSGGRQGDRILRKFQYMLNSRQVYDLSKGGPKEGLTLFKDLPNFKVICCGGDGTVGWVLEAMDSIELATQPAIGVIPLGTGNDLARCLCWGGGYEGEKIPKLVDKIKRATTVMLDRWSIEVTNTPATDELRPKVTLHSNMQKVIELSQSVVVDKSLIERFEEIQEIERQSSSSSTGNIVGKQPTASTSATSIMMATATEFRLEEEEQKYHQQQRQQDGGGDSTTATMKTTTTKSISISTFESKSMRTTLRGTLSSRSSSSNTSSGGNVQPQPSMEGEPDAEGDAYGAAVPGAGDAAGDEAETLQMPARRRDETEMQSLETLLLQHKQQQQKQQQQLQQELASDAGEEVGTAATSFGNNQSDNNSQRNKQNNILKQQITLSLDLSDHDDDNEEEEDGNCNSNSNSTGNGRVAQNPSTPQTPITPITPTTPNAPCSMPQKPIKVQSDKDCTVPYNIINNYFSVGVDAAICVKFHLEREKNPHKFNSRMKNKLWYFEYATSETFAASCKNLHESIEIVCDGVALDLANGPHLQGVALLNIPYTHGGSNLWGEHLSQKRMRKSAGPFGKSKKLKSSDKEFSATSFNSVDLSVAIQDIGDRLIEVIGLENCLHMGQVRTGLRASGRRLAQCSEVIIKTKKTFPMQIDGEPWMQMPCTIKVTHKNQVPMLMAARSEKGRGFFNMLCS
- the LOC117185689 gene encoding diacylglycerol kinase 1-like isoform X4 → MSWQLRYGRQIVTSRANCSTASAACHTLATRSMGAVYYQLCSVSLTCTAEKMQNLLVPQRRKQEQDRQEQQEQQPKRMPGNFLLRCCCICKFFPHNRCASSVKKECTLGENAELVVPPTAICPAVLDRQRSVNQAHKKSQMHHHQATHFQITPPDELSCPLLVFVNPKSGGRQGDRILRKFQYMLNSRQVYDLSKGGPKEGLTLFKDLPNFKVICCGGDGTVGWVLEAMDSIELATQPAIGVIPLGTGNDLARCLCWGGGYEGEKIPKLVDKIKRATTVMLDRWSIEVTNTPATDELRPKVTLHSNMQKVIELSQSVVVDKSLIERFEEIQEIERQSSSSSTGNIVGKQPTASTSATSIMMATATEFRLEEEEQKYHQQQRQQDGGGDSTTATMKTTTTKSISISTFESKSMRTTLRGTLSSRSSSSNTSSGGNVQPQPSMEGEPDAEGDAYGAAVPGAGDAAGDEAETLQMPARRRDETEMQSLETLLLQHKQQQQKQQQQLQQELASDAGEEVGTAATSFGNNQSDNNSQRNKQNNILKQQITLSLDLSDHDDDNEEEEDGNCNSNSNSTGNGRVAQNPSTPQTPITPITPTTPNAPCSMPQKPIKVQSDKDCTVPYNIINNYFSVGVDAAICVKFHLEREKNPHKFNSRMKNKLWYFEYATSETFAASCKNLHESIEIVCDGVALDLANGPHLQGVALLNIPYTHGGSNLWGEHLSQKRMRKSAGPFGKSKKLKSSDKEFSATSFNSVDLSVAIQDIGDRLIEVIGLENCLHMGQVRTGLRASGRRLAQCSEVIIKTKKTFPMQIDGEPWMQMPCTIKVTHKNQVPMLMAARSEKGRGFFNMLCS
- the LOC117185689 gene encoding diacylglycerol kinase 1-like isoform X1, giving the protein MNIGVAPTKWDKLSPREFLQLQELASYSTRKLQDVLREFCSPSAPSATPKCIPDGDIDFDGFKRFLDAFLDCEAPLDLAKHLFISFLKPTVTQAQMHGKALNQMAAISSTAACAPVTSHTKGSIPSINSIADLMPQCSAGGSGGGGEVQTQARISFVDKIHGITDKLQHSLGGHLSHDPSKTGSVHPILTVTPSPLASGPSMFQASNPSRRSVDSSPSHSQTNHSQMSRNSSKKSSNSVNCKIDTDIKLLARKLSHFDPLTLKVTLKDVVCYLSLLEAGRPEDKLEFMFRLYDTDSNGVLDTAEMDAIVNQMMAVAEYLGWDVSELRPILQDMMVEIDYDADGTVSLDEWQRGGMTTILLLVLLGVDSTTLKEDGIHVWRLKHFSKPAYCNLCLNMLVGLGKKGLCCVLCKYTVHERCVQQAPASCINTYVKSKKPKCGGDLLHHWVEGNCYGRCSKCRKRIKAYHGITGLTCRWCHMMPHNRCASSVKKECTLGENAELVVPPTAICPAVLDRQRSVNQAHKKSQMHHHQATHFQITPPDELSCPLLVFVNPKSGGRQGDRILRKFQYMLNSRQVYDLSKGGPKEGLTLFKDLPNFKVICCGGDGTVGWVLEAMDSIELATQPAIGVIPLGTGNDLARCLCWGGGYEGEKIPKLVDKIKRATTVMLDRWSIEVTNTPATDELRPKVTLHSNMQKVIELSQSVVVDKSLIERFEEIQEIERQSSSSSTGNIVGKQPTASTSATSIMMATATEFRLEEEEQKYHQQQRQQDGGGDSTTATMKTTTTKSISISTFESKSMRTTLRGTLSSRSSSSNTSSGGNVQPQPSMEGEPDAEGDAYGAAVPGAGDAAGDEAETLQMPARRRDETEMQSLETLLLQHKQQQQKQQQQLQQELASDAGEEVGTAATSFGNNQSDNNSQRNKQNNILKQQITLSLDLSDHDDDNEEEEDGNCNSNSNSTGNGRVAQNPSTPQTPITPITPTTPNAPCSMPQKPIKVQSDKDCTVPYNIINNYFSVGVDAAICVKFHLEREKNPHKFNSRMKNKLWYFEYATSETFAASCKNLHESIEIVCDGVALDLANGPHLQGVALLNIPYTHGGSNLWGEHLSQKRMRKSAGPFGKSKKLKSSDKEFSATSFNSVDLSVAIQDIGDRLIEVIGLENCLHMGQVRTGLRASGRRLAQCSEVIIKTKKTFPMQIDGEPWMQMPCTIKVTHKNQVPMLMAARSEKGRGFFNMLCS
- the LOC117185689 gene encoding diacylglycerol kinase 1-like isoform X3, coding for MILQDMMVEIDYDADGTVSLDEWQRGGMTTILLLVLLGVDSTTLKEDGIHVWRLKHFSKPAYCNLCLNMLVGLGKKGLCCVLCKYTVHERCVQQAPASCINTYVKSKKPKCGGDLLHHWVEGNCYGRCSKCRKRIKAYHGITGLTCRWCHMMPHNRCASSVKKECTLGENAELVVPPTAICPAVLDRQRSVNQAHKKSQMHHHQATHFQITPPDELSCPLLVFVNPKSGGRQGDRILRKFQYMLNSRQVYDLSKGGPKEGLTLFKDLPNFKVICCGGDGTVGWVLEAMDSIELATQPAIGVIPLGTGNDLARCLCWGGGYEGEKIPKLVDKIKRATTVMLDRWSIEVTNTPATDELRPKVTLHSNMQKVIELSQSVVVDKSLIERFEEIQEIERQSSSSSTGNIVGKQPTASTSATSIMMATATEFRLEEEEQKYHQQQRQQDGGGDSTTATMKTTTTKSISISTFESKSMRTTLRGTLSSRSSSSNTSSGGNVQPQPSMEGEPDAEGDAYGAAVPGAGDAAGDEAETLQMPARRRDETEMQSLETLLLQHKQQQQKQQQQLQQELASDAGEEVGTAATSFGNNQSDNNSQRNKQNNILKQQITLSLDLSDHDDDNEEEEDGNCNSNSNSTGNGRVAQNPSTPQTPITPITPTTPNAPCSMPQKPIKVQSDKDCTVPYNIINNYFSVGVDAAICVKFHLEREKNPHKFNSRMKNKLWYFEYATSETFAASCKNLHESIEIVCDGVALDLANGPHLQGVALLNIPYTHGGSNLWGEHLSQKRMRKSAGPFGKSKKLKSSDKEFSATSFNSVDLSVAIQDIGDRLIEVIGLENCLHMGQVRTGLRASGRRLAQCSEVIIKTKKTFPMQIDGEPWMQMPCTIKVTHKNQVPMLMAARSEKGRGFFNMLCS